atatatatatatatattaaattaaaactaaaattgtgGTTACtactaatgtattatattaagtattaagtatttatttatcaaaattttaaaatccaacagatttaattatcttatccaattaaatatttgtataatacttagtattcctaagtatttaaatttttatcttatagaaaacttataattttataggtttttagtatttatatatattatttatattatgggaatttattttaaattattgattaaatatttctaaataatattccttggccaatttttttaatgtttaaacatttgaaaattatatttattggattatttatttatacttacctaaataaatgcaattatgaagtattaataaattcaattcattttagagcttttatcattatttaattttaaatattttaaatagcgttcactataaatttcaaagattaaaatatttaatatacttctcaaaatcttatttatgttaaaatctcAACAAGTAAATTGTGAAGTGGTTTATAGTAATTTGACAtttcattgatttatttatttcttggaaatatataagtatttgcattgaattagttattagttatagttactagttattatgtaattcatTATGCGAGAATAtttctgaatattatattctagtgCCTTCTTGTAATTTGTGATTAACATGTTCTTAAAGTCTAccctatttaaatgtaaatttaaacattcaatagaaaataaatacctacatgtCTGTCTGtatgtacaatacaataaatgaaactacatttatcattataatttataattaaaacatatcacGCTTTAAATACgtgatatgttttaatatgtgtttaaaatataaattataactaaccaatgtagatataaaatatttaaaactagaaAGTAGAAAGTCTTCattaaagattatatttattggtcactgtgtttcttatattttttatagtcatgcattgttatttgtattttagtttttttaattaaaacgtcCAAAACagttgtacaattttatataggtaacttTAGATGTTTgtaggatttttttaaaaaacctttaaatattctaatttaaaataatattagccaAAACTAATATTCAGGActagatacatatatacaatatatctgTTTAAGGTatctaatttactttttaattacttagagcttattttaacatttatatttgtgttttaatgTAGATACCAATGGCTTTTCAAGAATTCAATAGCACAGGTTATTGGGGTAAACCTACAGCTACCATTGATTGGTGTGAGAAAAACTATGAAGTTAATTACTATGTTGCTGAAATGTGTAAGTAGTAAAGGCTAAGCagtaataaaatctttaagtataattttaaatttattaaagggAATACTATCAGTAatttgatgatgataataccTCCATTATGGGGTATTTGGgatatgaaaaaacaaaaatttgctcgaagattttttttttgttatgcaTTCATTTTGGGTATGTAGAGTctacaatacaaattattaaagcaaaatattttgttaatataaaataaataaatttttagtgGTTGGTTTTGGCAGTTTGGCATTTCACATGACACTTCTATATGAAATGCAGTTATTTGATGAATTACCAATGGTTTGGGGAACATgttattgtgtttattgtttgtaagtttgtttaaaatctatttttaatttagaattttaattatatgtttatttttttttttacagatcaATAGTTAAACATGATatgaaatctaaaattattccgaataaattattattattaatattaataattataagtattggatttgcaataatttatcttgCTTGGCCTCAACCATTATTGCAACATGTTTGTTATGGTATACTAGTTGCTATATCATTAGCACAAGAAATCAAActaatattagaatttaaatgcgCTGTTTGTAAACACATGTTTATTGTTGCAATAGCATTATACCTGTTTGGGTTCTTTTTGtggaatattgataatatattttgcaaaaatatcacgtaagttttttttgtatattttttattgttctgtGATTTGAATGAATATCGATATATACAGGATGCCCCGTGAGGATTTATCCATTacaatatctcctgaaataatggaaatataattctagttttttaataaaattcacagggacaagaactacacatatttcatgttataatttattttaataatttggtaaaaaagttaaaataaatattttttatttaattattttcaaaaatttaaagataaccATTTTGTAAAGTTGATTTTTTGgaattattgacattttaacattttaatttcattaatctcctgatttttaatatttatcatttaacataaaaaatttaatattaaaaaaaccaaattatttaatacaatagagGTATCATTGTAGCAAACATGTAGTCGACATTCTTTTACAGCCGGTGAACGATTTCAATGTGGctacaaataaacatattttatttcttcaacattgtttagattttaaataaaaataaataactattgtacaaaatgctaatatgtacatatttgttatacctaatatttataatcaatatcaccattatagttttaaataattcacagtttttctcgaaactagaaaattaaaaatataaaaaatcaggagattaatgaaattaaaatattgtcaatattttcagaaaaattaattctttaaaatggctatcttaaaaaaatatattttccagttttttttatcaaaaacattaaaataaattaaaacatgaaatatttgtattttttgccctgtgagttttattaaaaaaccagaattataatatttccattatttcaagagattaactctATTTTCTcttctaaaactaaaaaccttatgattgttatttatattaagtaatttaactaaaaatatgataatatatttttttgtagggTACCTCACTGGAAAGACACCCAtggttatatagttattttttgtatatactttaaGAGTAGACATACAACAAAAttcttactaatttatttttgataacttgATTGTTTTCATTATGTTAACACAAAGGTCtcaatattgaaaacatttctTAAATAAGAGACATTTTTGATGTgaaaattttttcttatataaatgttcaatGTTCATATTGTGTAAATGATCATTATTTTTGACATatcatctaaaatatttatgttttatctaaaaataagtttccatattgatatgttattatattatttaaaagtttataatatttcatgaaatgttatccttattgtatataaaaaaaaggagaaatccatttaataaaatgaataattttattaagtggatgtgatataatatacataattaaacaaattttttagaGATCtactaggtatattaaattaagtaattatttatttacttttaactgTACAGGATCTTAAGAGAACAGATTCCAATGTTCCTACAACCATTCACTCAAATGCATGCCTGGTGGCATATATTTGCAGGATATGGAGTTTATATTCAAGTTCTAttttggtaattatttttaatatgttttatttataatttagattgaTTTGATtccttaattattttcatttcagtATTCACAGCACATATGattaccataaaaaatataaactgtcAAATCTACTTTTACCTGagaatatgtattttagtatacGTTGgcaaaaaactacaaaaagttattaattttttaatataagtccATAGTaaacaagtattattttttgttatatactttttacctttgtatatattttattaaaaattaaataaaactaatatagcaTTTAGGTaccaattcaaaattaaattatttatctatttttactattattttattgtggtagtattattttttttgagttacctaattaaattaaagtttatttattattcagctaagttaaaacaaaaaatgtaatactatttaaatttgatttggaACTGgaagtgataaaatatatcttataggAAATGATTCTACtagtataaatcatttatctaatttgtttacactttttgttattattagattaataatcaaataatgtaaACCGCTGTTTcccaacttttttaattttttgtttgtaagcaaattacattttccacacatatattttagaataaataaaaataccaggTCTTATATTTGCATAGGCACAACTAGAGCTGCATTAATGATGGGGAGaagttacattttattgataaaatgtagacaagtaaatagttttctaaataaatttaatatgctaaaatacatttaaaaactgaGGGGTCAAGCCTTCCACCCTTGCACCCAAATAGCACCTATGGTgctatcaatattcaatagcaATATATCAATGGTAAACAAGACATGATTATTACAAATGGttactataatacttattgttatttgcttgccacaacaatatattaccaTCGACTTTAAACATAacttcttaaataaattatctatataaagtattaatgaatactataatttcaaaaaatttgaaaatggaATAAAATCTTCAAATTCTTGGACCCCTGGCATCTATGTTATGCTGAAGAGCCATTAGTTAGGAAattgattgaaataattagataGTCAGTAGTTGAATTGTGGGGGATGTGAATGTATAGTTACCTATcttgctttttaaaaaaactgcaTTTGCTTTAATGATCTTGGTTAATCAACCTTTCATTTAAGttctgaatttttataattaatttatgtttaaattataagtaatacacacatgtgatatatttatttagtttattatattattatttattcattaagttatagattattagaatacatagaattttaattatacttgggTATTCcatttaacacaatattattaataaatatttatttttgttgaaatggactactatattgttaaattttggtCTATGTctgaattaaaatgtttaaatacttatttatacaacGATGCATCAAGCTAGCttgtcattttattttggaattgttgattttttttttttttttttgttacctatatatattagtacctAGTAAATTTTACtgatttttagtttgtaatattgattgatttgataaataactgaataatatgtataattttaaatagttaatttataatgaaataaatttagaattttttgggcattatattaaatgaatcttgattacttattttaaacttaacttTTATTGAATGGTCTTTAAGTTTTTGAATATACCTTTTTATTCAATCAATGTACTTAGATTCACGTAAATTGTGTCTTTAAAGATTTGAAAACAGCAATTAAAAatggaacattttaaataatataataaaaataaactaaaaatatgtgtaagtTTGTGTTTAAGGttaaaaatggttaaaaatagtatattttataaacatgctttgtgaattttaaattaactttatacagagaataaaaatatacaatctatatatttgtataataaaattctatcataaattaataatattaaaattattgatattattagtattattagaaCTCGAGACTTATAAagcatttgcttatttttatggattgaCTTAAAATGTAGCAGAGTGCTGTGGAAGTGTATGTTATGTTACAACACATTCAATTATGACATTTGAAAGTGctcttttgtaattttttaaaaagatgcttttttccaattttaatgattatttttgctttttttggccagtttttctagtttttttcagaaaatccctcggaaaatctataaacaataaggCAAAATGTCTCGGAAgtgaagtttgatttttttataatatacaattgtattgatgtttttttaatgttttagaaatttttcccaatcattttgtttaaatattttttataatatataatcttattttaagattatatttgtattttacattgttatgTCATTATTAGctacacattaaaataatgaagacGTACaacatgttataataacatgaaacaaattttaaataaaacattaagtcTTGACTTCCAATCATTACtatggtaaaattaatttaaaaatgaacacatttttaacaagcatctgaaatttaaaatttgatgaaaaCACATATTCACGTGTTAAATACCAATTTCTTGTCAAtagatacttttttatttcgtaGTAATTCAAAATCGAATGATCGTAGTACTTGAAATTCtaaccaaatgtttatactataatttcctACATTTATAGATTTGAAACCATACTACTGCAGCAGAGTGCAGGTAGACAATGTTGATAattgtttaacaaaatattttaattgggtaagaaatttaaaatgattctaTATAGTGTGCAGAAAAATCAGCCGGCTATTAGGTAGGTTTTTACTTAGGGTACACACGAATTGCGTACCAAAATAGGTAGAtgaacttttttgaatgaattgTGTCCCGGACGCAATTTGCGTTACTTTTTTATCTacagttaattattgtaagtagCTCTTAAAGTGATATTGCCTTAATAAAGATATGCcaggttatataaaaaaaattgaaattgaattgtaaaaatataataatgttataataaaattaattataagtcatAATCAATCACATTAGTTAGTTGTTCTTTGTGAGTTAGAACTTTTTTCTGCTCATAATCCCGGaggaaatattgaattttcattaatgtatgtatctatactaattactaaatagTTGGCACTTATCAAACTCTGGTTCTAGGAAAGATaattcaaacataatttttaagtacctacttgcctatttcattatttaggaTATAGTCTGAAGCCAAGCCTACTTCTTGTTTTTTTCTCcaccaatatttttatcgaaaatatttataaggccTGAACTATACACGGCGTATTCCGCTGCGTTGTTCGTCGAACTAGAAATgcattggtttatttttaattcgatgAAAAACGCTGTGGAATACGCCGCGTATAGCTCCGgcctaaaagtaaaaattactaaaaacaagttttcacatcacataatattatcttaatgaaaatattcaataattattatttttaaaaaaatatcaaaattaaaaataaatttgaaaaccatggtaaacttaaaaataatgttaagtgAAAAGGTAACACGAATTGAATCCGGGACGCAATTTGTTCAAAAAGGTTCGTCTACCTGTTTTGGTATGCAATTCGTGTGCACCGGGTACTTAGGTACTAATAGGAACATAAATGGGCGATTGTAAATTTTACCGATGTACCTATTCTGTGGATTTTACCATCGGCGGAGTTAACATGTTTTACAggtcaaaataaaagtatcggtgaaatttatgttttaaatcgaCTATTTATAAATCGGGCACGATACGATTGCGCGGAAACTATTTTTTCATCTGCATCTAATCATTATCAATccaattgaaaattgtaattgagttatttaatttttttaataataactagctGTTTGTTATtggtaattatgtatatatatattattaattgtatttttataatttttcaactaaCTAATAACTAGTGATCATTATTGgtcattattgatttttattaatttgtgtaaaaacggtggaattaaaatttttcggGTAAAGAAACGTAGGTACCGGtagaatttacaattttttacagGTAGTAAGAAATAATCAATGGAATTTACATGCgcccatataaatatttgatgcaATGTGCGCAAATgctgcaaataataattgtccatCATCgtcaatgtaataatacaaaataacatatacattttttcacagATTCCTCATTTTAGGACTAATAATACATGGGTTAtgggtacatattatatgttaaaatgcATTGTTATACGTATTAACAGTGTATTTGGttcagatataataataataaataaaatacaattctaaaacttgtttaaaatttatttacatattatagttattaactttatgataataacaaaatatttataaatatataaaaaaaaaataattaacacagtaaaaattataccataaatatattatgattataatattatgtgaggCTCAGAGTAAAAATGGATTAGATAATTATAGACACTAAAgttgcattattttataaataactcaatatattcattttttatttagaattatttaaattaaaagaattgaatgaaagtattttttaagaaataaagaactattataggtatatcaatgtaaattttgattttttttatgtatttttaaacactatttataaacgattgaaaaaatataaaatagtatgacTAATTTAGTTtcagtaaattaaattcagataaataatgtacaatttacattatgataaaaaaaaattccattttCATTCTGTTCACCCCTCAAAATGCTGAGCAAAACAATTTTAcgctaaatataaaaaataataaatacacaataataataataaaatatttacaagcaCTTAATTACTAAGTAAAAATGCCAACGGGTGTTGTAAATCAGatgaaaatagtataatatactacatattattattgacttgAGCATGTATTgatgtattcatttaaaataaggtGTTCGTTTACATGAAAGTACATGTTTCGCCTATACGAAACGCCGTGTCATAAATACAACTCGAACGaacattaagaatttaatttttaggtcacaaaaaattttggttttactagataatataatttgctaaatttgtaaataaaacttCAACCGTTATTACGAAGAACTGGCCAGTTTCATGACTACGtaacattaaactaaaatattaaaatatattaaataataacaaaattatctagTTTTGATTGCTATCATTCagtatttagatatatatttacacaattataattaaacttaacatCATACGATTTAAAAgtggaataaaataataaattgtctaataagtttttttttacagatttgtcaatataacagtaatttgtatataaataactctTACAaaccattaataaatatttaaatgaaaaatatgtatgcatGTTGTATCCAAGTTTTTTCCATTGCtgattttagattaatttagcaccaattaaaaaaataaaactattttcttaATTCAAACGCAATacgagaaaataataataataatagtcaattatattatgtatactacatataatattcttaaacgtgtaaaaatgaaaatttatatctttttaaacattaattgttaTCAGCATCAACCGGgatattatatgttacatCAGAATTAAGTCAAAGAATTTTTTGGCGCGAGGCGATAATATGATGTTCAGAGATGGATGTAGTGTCGTGGTGGGTTGCCCTAGGTAgctttatgtttaataatctaaataaattatgataatatatatatagaacatCAATTTACGACGATTGACTAGGTATATTAAACttagttatattgtatatttttgttcatgtTGGGCTACTATAAATTAGAGCGTTACTATTACATTGATTGATTACGATTCAAGGCTGTATTTACGAATTGTCCATACAGCTGTAACAAAAACAATCGCTTAATAaacgaaaaagaaaaagaaattttCTTCTTGATGTTTGTGACGcagaaaattgtttaattaaaatttcatattttgattaGTTGATTTACTCTCGTGCTTTATACGTACTattactgataatattatcataaattacggtaacaaatatcaaaatacaaaaaaaagtataatatttactataggaAATCGGTGAACGGGATCATGCTTactggattaaaaaaaatgatgatttaACGAAAAAATTCCATCCCTAAACATTTTGTACCCCGGCATAATAACCCCGTTAGTAACAAAgatcaataaacatataatatttctctCTCCAATCTGGTGACACGGGtaagtaaaaagaaaaatgtttttcaactATATTCCACCTCCATCAAAATTTTGCCTCGCTAACGTTATAATAAACACGCACCAACGATACTGATGATGccgatgataatgataattgaaaataatgatgacGACGATCGAGTGATTTATGTACTAAAAATCGTGACGGCCGTCAACGACGTCGTAGTagtgtgtatatgtatgtatatatatacctaatataatatagatagtaaataatattattattattaatagtagtcGATTAGCTGTTTCGTCTGGTCTGCGCGGTGGTGGTGGCGGCTGCCGTTTTGGACGCGATCAGCTTGTTCAGCGCCACGATGCCGGCCAGCGAGTTGTGGATGTAACCGCCACCGGCGGCCACGGCGGCCGCGGCCACGCTGTGCTGGTGTGCCTGGACGGACATCATCTTTTGCGTCTCCCGCCTCACCTGGTACTTGTGCAACTGGAAACCGGCCACTACGACGGACACGATCGCCGAACCGGCGAACATGACGAACAGCGCGCCGAACCCGTGCACTGGCATGCATATGCCGTACACCACGTCCTCGCGGATCCGTCCCTGGAATATGGTCACCGCCTCGCTGTCCGTCTTGGTGTCCGGCGTGAACGCCAAGTCCGACTGCGATATGACGTCGTACAGCCCACTGACGCCCACGTCCGCGTTGCCCGCGTCCGACACGTTCATCGAACGCCGGCGCCGGCGCCTCTGCAGCTGCGCTACTCCCGCGGCCGTCTGTTCGCCCGCGGTCCCGTTGTTGGCAGACGTCGGTGTCGCGGCCGGCGGCtgattgttgttgttgtcgtcGTTGTCGCCGTCCGCCGACGGCTCGACCACGCCGTCGTCCAGGTTCCGCGGCCCGTGCGGGAAACCATCTCGATTCATTGTATCctgaaaaaaatcgttttcatttgaaattgcgtcgattaaatttttttttaaatttataattaacgttTGATctcatatgttaatattttttattgcaaatttgtataaaatgtattttttttttttttaaattggtagCTACTttcataaaaaccataaacaaTAAGTGAATAACTaagatgattttaaatactctTTAAATGTGATAACATGCACAATATGCTCAAAAATTTCGAAATAtgcgaatattaaaaatacaatatagaatTGTATCATATAGAACCTTTAAACCTCATACACACACGACGCaacatacatgtataaaaatatataggtatatttattcaaataaagtcACCTGCTTATACTTTGGTGTTCTCAATGTAAAACTCAAAtggttattttacaataaacataattattggtaaaataaagaaaatattaattttgataccgTACCTTGTTTTGACCTGGTAATGGCTTGTTGTGACCGGTGGTATCGAATGGCGTGTGGATTTGCGCTTGGGCATTCGGCTGATCCGTGTTAACTACGACTGTTTGGACGTAGTCCAAACGATCGTTCTGTTGGTCCTTCCTATCTACTGGTCCGTACTGGAGTTGGTGTTGTtggtgctgctgctgctggtgAAGTAAATGTCCGGCCAATATCCGTTCGTCCGTTTGACAGTGGTCCAGGCAACC
This sequence is a window from Rhopalosiphum maidis isolate BTI-1 chromosome 1, ASM367621v3, whole genome shotgun sequence. Protein-coding genes within it:
- the LOC113548612 gene encoding alkaline ceramidase 3: MAFQEFNSTGYWGKPTATIDWCEKNYEVNYYVAEMWNTISNLMMIIPPLWGIWDMKKQKFARRFFFCYAFILVVGFGSLAFHMTLLYEMQLFDELPMVWGTCYCVYCLSIVKHDMKSKIIPNKLLLLILIIISIGFAIIYLAWPQPLLQHVCYGILVAISLAQEIKLILEFKCAVCKHMFIVAIALYLFGFFLWNIDNIFCKNITILREQIPMFLQPFTQMHAWWHIFAGYGVYIQVLFCIHSTYDYHKKYKLSNLLLPENMYFSIRWQKTTKSY
- the LOC113548551 gene encoding uncharacterized protein LOC113548551, whose amino-acid sequence is MMLEMGDKTAAAWTAWWILTFSLVQNAVSVGGGGGGGGTSDIWPLERPDGMPVIQSLEVMCGKDHMDVHLQFTQPFEGIVSSKGQYADPRCVYVPPSTGKTFFTFRIAYARCGTKPDLNGQFYENTVVVQYDKDLLEVWDEAKRLRCEWYNDYEKTASKPPMVIADLDVIQLDFRGDNVDCWMEIQHGKGPWAPPVSGIVPLGSTLTLVVAINDYRGEFDMRVKSCAASDGGGHVIQLTDDQGCVLRPKMISGFLKARTSDERASVITYAFFHAFKFPDALSVHIRCKVEICRHGCLDHCQTDERILAGHLLHQQQQHQQHQLQYGPVDRKDQQNDRLDYVQTVVVNTDQPNAQAQIHTPFDTTGHNKPLPGQNKDTMNRDGFPHGPRNLDDGVVEPSADGDNDDNNNNQPPAATPTSANNGTAGEQTAAGVAQLQRRRRRRSMNVSDAGNADVGVSGLYDVISQSDLAFTPDTKTDSEAVTIFQGRIREDVVYGICMPVHGFGALFVMFAGSAIVSVVVAGFQLHKYQVRRETQKMMSVQAHQHSVAAAAVAAGGGYIHNSLAGIVALNKLIASKTAAATTTAQTRRNS